The following are encoded together in the Bacteroidia bacterium genome:
- a CDS encoding YCF48-related protein: MNKSLIYLNCSKVLILAVLLLISGSIVARENIGERGKTSKNQRTSGGCAAPTSFAQLDINNVRTTLMNGGDMWWDLVGNPRYEVPKNNTPGATPKHALFAGAIWIGGYDGGGQLRLAAQTYRQTGTDFYPGPLDASAEIDPATCLKYDRHYTVFKSEIDAFINAYQTGALASGAFAIPKNILDWPAKKNLSDPDLAPFEDVDGNGVYDPNSGDYPLIFGDQAIWWVYNDKGNIHSETSAEPIGIEIQTMAFAFVTNDEMNNATFYKSKIINKSTNTLNQTYIGQWVDPDLGNYADDYVGCDTLLGLGFCYNGDGLDEGVSGYGNSLPAIGIDFFEGPIADPGDGIDNDKDGTIDEPGEKIIMSKFVYYNNDFTPYGNPSAAQHFYGYLDGKWKDGNPIVDDGKDGVASTTPNAYTPKPTNYMFPGGLCGGNLGWTEANAGNNPADRRFIQSAGKFTLQPGAVNYVTIGAVFAQGTTLGSNTDAICNLIKADKKAQALFDNNFKRVSGPDAPVVTAVELDRTIILNWDNPINSNNYQEKYEQKDPELVIAGAPDTTYNFEGYLIYQLKDATVSISDLRDPNKARLIGQCDVKNGVTSIINTTVDPVLGPVNTLMVANVPDVSDKGTFKTFKVTTDQFAIGDNRLINNKHYYFMVVAYAYNAYAVSEKFKQSDNAKVVVAMPHLTMPEENGMILNAEYGEMLPITRVRGTGNGGFNIQLDEATINEILAKNALEELTYKKGYGPIQVRVIDPKKVKELDYQLVIPPQLDRWFLIDRNTKDSIYYSGNSGPFNAITLTSDGTTNRVYVFGASGNISRSFSPTVGNMNMQQVRRISSFNINAADAINVATNNRDIILGVGDRGNLIYAYDSTATANSLFKTSKLATSTGEKSDKLTAVAISGDYNGTLQNVLIVGVAKNTAGQTVTNLYSMRLHANTIVKNRPSWNALSIGSIISEEYVAAEYVPVSSSGNPTAWIGGTASGVPKIKWADNSVFATSSPSSTWNDAVLPAGLTGTIKAIYMKNSTNGYAVGTNGIFLTTTDGGKNWTNSASALPNLNNITLNAIHFNGTTGLIVGDKGKVYFTTDDGATWNEDRSLQNKSVAFQSDLRACLLVTSGASARGVIVGTFNSVFTFDNALPNHQKVTLVPSGQTNDGGEEILEEYGLGIKVVFAGSPGQYKPVNITELGNGNQNNNCVMLFKDNTKKWLTGLASIDNYYREWIVSSKAKYTSISGPGGMGDNDYVGKDIDHDGYFSKILGGTWAPLRLTKGPGVYQPFSSAVTANITDGPFPSPTTLRRKNDITVSISAAQITLAQDGGIPTAANELAITAQYNGNKTWYNGNVLPNVDIVITSDVTKWSKCLVVESTTEVDYLPADLPRTIERPFLYKQRPSKILSGGKLVTTSDPTDVGFSYFPGYAIDVLTGERLNIFFAEASRFGAQNGDDMIWNPTPDDGFHIVNQAPSGVPTMGGKHYIYVTNSRYDSCKTIKRAMDSLIYHLDVANSPITVCSRWLGRAYASVAWVGIPTLVKGRQLLETDVIIRLRTDRRFDSFNPLRTGTNDSLNLNYPIFNFSTKGFATITGDKNTAKSALDLIRIVPNPYLAYSAYEQSQIDTRVRITNLPQKVKIKIFTLSGHLVRVLDKDDPSTTIDWDLRNTAGVPVASGVYIFHIDAPGIGEKVLKWFGVMRPTDLDSF, encoded by the coding sequence ATGAATAAATCGTTGATATATCTTAACTGCTCAAAGGTGTTAATCTTAGCAGTGCTTTTGCTGATAAGCGGAAGCATAGTAGCTAGAGAAAATATTGGTGAGCGAGGAAAAACAAGTAAGAACCAGCGCACCTCAGGTGGATGCGCTGCGCCTACCTCCTTTGCTCAGTTGGACATAAATAATGTGCGTACTACACTGATGAATGGGGGTGACATGTGGTGGGACTTAGTGGGTAACCCAAGATATGAAGTACCTAAAAATAATACCCCTGGTGCAACTCCTAAACATGCTTTATTTGCAGGTGCTATCTGGATTGGTGGATACGATGGGGGAGGACAATTACGCCTTGCTGCCCAAACGTATCGCCAAACAGGTACAGACTTCTATCCTGGTCCGTTAGATGCTTCTGCTGAAATAGATCCCGCTACCTGTTTAAAGTATGATAGGCATTATACTGTCTTTAAATCTGAAATTGATGCTTTTATCAATGCTTATCAAACAGGTGCTCTGGCATCAGGTGCGTTTGCTATCCCTAAAAACATACTAGACTGGCCCGCCAAGAAAAACTTATCTGACCCTGATCTTGCACCTTTCGAAGATGTGGACGGAAACGGAGTCTACGACCCTAACTCAGGCGACTACCCCTTGATATTTGGTGACCAAGCAATTTGGTGGGTATACAATGACAAAGGTAATATCCACAGCGAAACTAGTGCAGAACCTATTGGTATTGAAATTCAAACCATGGCTTTTGCTTTCGTTACAAATGATGAAATGAACAATGCTACCTTCTATAAAAGTAAAATCATTAACAAATCTACTAATACCCTTAACCAGACTTACATTGGTCAGTGGGTAGACCCTGACTTGGGTAACTATGCTGATGACTATGTGGGCTGTGACACATTACTTGGCTTAGGCTTCTGTTATAATGGAGATGGTCTTGACGAAGGGGTATCGGGATATGGAAACTCTCTTCCAGCTATAGGGATAGACTTTTTTGAAGGTCCTATTGCAGACCCTGGTGATGGTATAGACAATGACAAGGATGGTACTATTGACGAACCAGGTGAGAAAATTATCATGAGCAAGTTTGTCTATTACAATAATGACTTTACTCCTTATGGCAACCCCAGTGCAGCTCAGCATTTCTATGGTTACCTTGATGGTAAATGGAAGGATGGAAATCCTATCGTAGATGATGGAAAAGATGGTGTTGCATCTACTACCCCAAATGCGTATACACCTAAGCCCACTAACTACATGTTTCCAGGAGGTTTATGTGGTGGTAACTTAGGCTGGACCGAAGCTAATGCTGGTAACAATCCTGCCGACAGACGCTTTATACAATCCGCAGGTAAGTTTACACTTCAACCTGGTGCTGTAAACTACGTTACCATAGGTGCTGTGTTTGCACAAGGTACTACTTTGGGTAGCAACACAGATGCAATATGTAACCTTATTAAAGCAGATAAAAAAGCCCAAGCTCTTTTCGATAATAACTTTAAACGTGTGTCTGGACCTGACGCACCCGTGGTTACCGCAGTAGAACTCGACCGTACCATCATTTTGAACTGGGACAATCCTATTAACTCTAATAATTATCAAGAAAAATATGAACAAAAAGACCCTGAGTTAGTTATTGCAGGCGCTCCTGATACAACTTACAATTTTGAAGGTTACCTTATTTATCAACTCAAAGATGCTACTGTAAGTATTTCAGATTTAAGAGATCCTAACAAAGCTCGCCTAATTGGACAATGTGATGTTAAAAATGGAGTTACTTCTATTATTAACACAACTGTTGATCCTGTTTTAGGTCCTGTCAATACTTTGATGGTAGCTAATGTACCTGATGTAAGTGACAAAGGTACCTTCAAAACTTTCAAAGTTACCACTGACCAATTTGCTATCGGAGATAACCGCTTAATTAACAACAAGCACTACTACTTTATGGTAGTGGCTTATGCCTACAATGCTTATGCAGTGTCCGAAAAATTCAAACAAAGTGATAATGCCAAAGTGGTGGTAGCAATGCCTCACTTGACTATGCCCGAAGAGAATGGTATGATATTAAATGCTGAATATGGCGAAATGCTTCCTATCACTCGTGTAAGAGGAACAGGAAACGGTGGGTTTAATATTCAGCTAGATGAGGCTACTATCAATGAAATTTTGGCAAAAAATGCACTTGAAGAACTCACCTACAAAAAAGGCTATGGACCTATCCAAGTACGCGTAATTGATCCTAAAAAGGTAAAAGAGTTAGACTATCAACTTGTCATTCCACCCCAACTAGATCGCTGGTTTTTGATTGATAGAAATACAAAAGATAGTATTTATTATTCAGGTAACTCAGGACCTTTCAATGCTATTACTTTAACCAGTGATGGAACTACTAACCGCGTGTATGTATTTGGTGCATCAGGAAATATTTCTCGCAGCTTCTCACCAACAGTAGGTAACATGAATATGCAGCAAGTAAGAAGGATATCCTCTTTCAACATAAATGCTGCTGATGCTATAAATGTTGCAACAAATAACCGAGATATCATATTAGGAGTAGGGGATAGAGGCAACTTAATATACGCTTATGATAGCACTGCTACTGCCAACAGTTTATTCAAAACTTCAAAGCTAGCTACTTCAACAGGTGAAAAATCAGATAAGCTAACTGCAGTAGCTATTTCAGGCGACTATAATGGCACACTGCAAAATGTACTTATAGTAGGAGTAGCTAAAAATACTGCGGGGCAGACAGTTACCAACCTATACTCTATGAGACTTCATGCTAATACTATTGTTAAGAATAGGCCTAGTTGGAACGCTTTATCTATCGGTAGTATCATTAGCGAGGAGTATGTAGCTGCTGAGTATGTCCCTGTATCTAGTTCTGGCAACCCAACTGCTTGGATTGGTGGAACTGCTAGTGGAGTACCTAAAATAAAATGGGCAGATAACTCAGTATTTGCTACCAGCTCGCCTTCTTCTACTTGGAACGACGCTGTATTGCCCGCAGGTCTAACAGGTACTATCAAAGCAATTTACATGAAAAATAGCACAAATGGATATGCAGTTGGTACTAACGGTATATTCTTGACCACTACGGATGGGGGCAAAAACTGGACTAACAGTGCTTCTGCATTACCCAACTTGAACAACATAACTCTCAACGCTATTCACTTCAATGGTACTACAGGTTTGATAGTTGGAGATAAAGGTAAGGTTTACTTCACAACAGATGATGGTGCTACTTGGAACGAAGACCGTTCTTTACAAAACAAATCTGTAGCTTTCCAATCTGACCTCAGAGCTTGTTTGCTAGTTACTTCAGGGGCATCCGCGCGCGGGGTAATTGTAGGTACATTCAATAGTGTATTCACTTTTGATAACGCCTTACCTAATCACCAAAAAGTAACTCTTGTGCCTAGTGGTCAAACGAATGATGGTGGTGAAGAGATATTAGAGGAATATGGGTTAGGTATAAAAGTTGTCTTTGCTGGTAGTCCAGGTCAATATAAGCCTGTGAACATCACAGAACTGGGTAATGGAAATCAAAATAACAATTGTGTGATGTTGTTCAAAGATAATACTAAAAAATGGCTTACAGGTTTAGCGAGCATTGATAACTACTATAGAGAATGGATTGTTAGTAGTAAGGCTAAATACACTTCAATATCTGGACCCGGAGGTATGGGTGATAACGACTATGTAGGTAAAGATATAGACCATGACGGTTACTTCAGCAAGATTCTTGGCGGAACTTGGGCGCCACTTCGCTTAACAAAAGGTCCTGGAGTTTACCAACCTTTCAGTAGTGCTGTAACTGCTAATATTACTGATGGGCCCTTCCCTTCACCTACGACTCTGCGGCGCAAAAATGACATCACGGTATCTATCTCTGCTGCCCAAATTACGCTTGCACAAGATGGAGGTATTCCTACCGCTGCTAATGAACTTGCCATTACAGCCCAGTATAATGGAAACAAAACATGGTACAATGGGAATGTGCTTCCCAACGTAGATATTGTCATTACCAGCGATGTAACTAAGTGGTCTAAATGCTTAGTCGTAGAAAGTACCACAGAAGTAGACTATTTACCTGCAGACCTACCCAGAACTATTGAACGTCCATTCTTGTACAAACAGCGCCCAAGCAAAATTTTATCAGGCGGTAAGCTAGTAACAACTTCCGATCCTACAGATGTAGGTTTCAGCTACTTCCCAGGCTATGCAATTGATGTGCTCACTGGAGAAAGATTAAATATATTCTTTGCCGAAGCCTCTCGATTTGGAGCGCAAAATGGTGATGACATGATTTGGAATCCAACTCCTGATGATGGCTTTCATATTGTAAACCAAGCACCTTCAGGTGTCCCTACTATGGGTGGTAAGCACTATATCTACGTAACCAACAGCCGTTATGACTCTTGTAAAACTATTAAACGTGCTATGGACTCACTAATCTACCACCTTGATGTAGCAAATAGTCCCATTACGGTTTGCTCTCGTTGGTTAGGTAGAGCATACGCATCAGTAGCTTGGGTAGGAATTCCTACTTTAGTTAAAGGGCGCCAACTCTTAGAAACTGATGTTATTATCAGATTACGCACTGATCGTAGATTTGACTCTTTTAATCCTCTTCGTACTGGTACTAACGACTCTCTTAACTTAAACTACCCTATCTTTAACTTCTCTACCAAAGGCTTTGCTACCATTACAGGAGATAAAAACACTGCAAAAAGTGCTCT
- a CDS encoding TonB-dependent receptor, with the protein MNRYVKTTFLWFVAILTSVISVPRVYAQGGVGKLKGVLKDAKTKEGLPFVSIIVEQGGIQKGGTTTDIEGNYEITPLMPGEYTLKAVFVGYKSIEATKIQIAPAKTTFLNLEMEPDDGVTTQTVVVETEAPIIEKDKTSLGGTLSREQIINLPTRNIADAAGLAGGTFQRDDGKGLNIAGQRSTGSVFFIDGMKVVGSINLPQQAIGSLNIITGGVPAMYGDAVGGVINITTRGAAQEFSVTGEAVTSKFLDPYNYNLGGLTFIGPLLKTTAKDKNGEPIRSATDTTQYLKKTVLGYMLAAEIEYQKDRFPSRVPIWQVKEEKLNEIRERPYRYNDDKSALLYNAEFLTKNDMYTQKFKPNNRALRYTINGKLDYQPTEFINITAGANYDYTRDQLWQATRSLFASEANRISNRYTYRGFVRFTQRFADAPPDSTTKNRAGKYVDKRLKNVYYQVQLDYTASQERQYDPRHKYRLFDYGYVGKFEQKFRPIYAYNTDYFFSEHPFNDTLSFTAFYDNVGYTFTNPVFTPGTQNPYLVKYTQLAYQLEKDRGDSIYTLAELAALRGLRNGDFPQNIYGLYSPPGTVHNLARYVDDRQLRFTAMGSGEYRGHNITAGLELEQRNQSFWAISPVGLWSLMRQKANAHLQRPDSSSIELVRDANGVWTGYVNHKPLYNAAAQTDFDKKLRQKLGMPINSTEWINTDALDPSFYSLDLFTTNELLNNGNNFITYYGYDHLGRRYRGKQPTFSDFFKDTVNRPISAFRPIYIAGFIQDKFEINNLIMNVGLRVDRFDANQKVLKNPFVLYEYYTAGEVRAMNNPALVVPDNVKDDWTVYINNPTNPTAIVGFSDPKSHPVYPKFYDANGVEKLPNLIFGTNGRAYPYLKNGDKLTEGAFVDYKPQVNIMPRLAFSFPITEQAVFFAHYDVLTQRPASTNLIISPLATTPVDYLYLVANATQSINNPNLRADRTIDYALGFKTALNKKMALTINGYYRELRDQINIVNRSYAYPINYTTYENIDFGTVKGFTFEYEKRPGENSNLQLNVIYTLQFADGTGSNDRSAASLVNSGQPNLRTPLPLDFDQRHALVVTADYRYGRGEFYNGPEKLRKVLQDFGVNLTLRAGSGTPYSRILFPIRTVDASAVQRTTLVGNPNSARMPANFRANVRIDKDFQIKVGGGEKGSKTLNLNVYLQIQNVLNNKNIQSVYQFTGQPDDDGYLNHAVAQTFLQQQTNAASYRDLYSIRVNHPDNYGLPRRTRLGVIISF; encoded by the coding sequence ATGAATAGGTACGTAAAAACCACGTTCTTATGGTTTGTAGCTATACTCACATCAGTAATATCAGTACCGCGTGTATACGCACAGGGTGGTGTGGGTAAGCTCAAAGGAGTGCTTAAAGATGCTAAAACGAAAGAAGGTCTGCCCTTTGTAAGTATTATTGTTGAACAGGGGGGAATACAAAAAGGAGGTACAACTACTGATATTGAAGGAAACTATGAAATCACACCTTTGATGCCCGGTGAGTACACACTCAAAGCGGTTTTTGTAGGATATAAAAGTATTGAAGCGACAAAAATTCAAATTGCACCTGCTAAAACTACATTTTTGAACTTAGAAATGGAACCTGATGACGGCGTTACTACTCAAACTGTAGTTGTTGAAACTGAAGCACCTATTATTGAAAAAGACAAAACCTCTTTAGGTGGAACACTTTCAAGAGAACAGATTATAAACCTACCTACTCGTAACATTGCTGACGCAGCAGGATTAGCAGGAGGTACTTTTCAACGCGATGATGGTAAGGGATTGAATATTGCAGGGCAGCGTTCTACAGGTTCTGTATTTTTTATTGATGGTATGAAAGTAGTGGGTTCAATTAACCTTCCTCAACAAGCAATAGGTAGCTTGAATATCATCACAGGTGGGGTTCCTGCTATGTATGGGGATGCAGTAGGAGGTGTAATTAACATTACTACTCGGGGTGCTGCGCAAGAATTCAGTGTAACGGGTGAAGCAGTAACCTCAAAGTTTCTTGACCCTTATAACTACAATCTTGGAGGGCTTACATTTATTGGTCCCCTTCTCAAAACAACAGCAAAAGATAAAAACGGAGAACCTATCCGCTCTGCAACAGATACTACTCAGTATTTGAAAAAAACTGTTTTAGGATACATGCTTGCGGCTGAAATAGAGTACCAAAAAGATCGTTTTCCTTCTCGTGTACCTATTTGGCAAGTCAAAGAAGAAAAACTTAATGAAATTAGAGAAAGACCATACAGATACAATGATGACAAGTCTGCATTACTTTACAATGCAGAGTTTCTGACCAAAAATGACATGTACACTCAAAAATTCAAACCCAATAACAGGGCACTTCGCTACACTATCAATGGAAAATTAGACTATCAGCCCACGGAATTCATAAATATTACCGCAGGTGCTAACTACGACTATACCCGTGACCAATTATGGCAAGCTACTAGAAGCTTGTTTGCATCAGAAGCTAATCGTATTAGCAATAGGTACACTTATCGCGGATTTGTACGCTTTACACAACGCTTTGCTGATGCTCCTCCTGATTCAACTACGAAAAATAGAGCAGGAAAATATGTAGATAAACGCTTGAAAAATGTTTATTATCAAGTACAATTAGACTATACCGCTAGCCAAGAGAGGCAATATGACCCTCGCCATAAATACAGACTATTTGACTACGGTTATGTAGGTAAATTTGAACAAAAATTCAGACCTATTTATGCTTACAATACTGACTACTTCTTTAGCGAACATCCTTTCAATGATACTCTATCTTTCACTGCATTTTATGATAACGTAGGTTATACATTCACTAACCCTGTCTTTACGCCTGGTACTCAAAACCCTTATTTGGTTAAGTATACGCAATTAGCTTACCAATTAGAGAAAGATAGGGGGGATAGTATTTACACTTTAGCTGAACTTGCTGCATTAAGAGGTTTGCGTAATGGTGATTTTCCACAAAATATTTATGGCTTGTATTCTCCCCCTGGGACTGTGCATAATTTAGCTCGTTATGTGGATGACCGTCAACTTCGCTTTACTGCTATGGGTTCTGGTGAATACAGGGGACACAACATAACCGCAGGTTTAGAATTAGAGCAAAGAAATCAATCTTTCTGGGCTATTTCGCCTGTGGGATTGTGGAGTTTGATGCGGCAAAAAGCTAATGCTCACCTACAAAGACCTGATTCTTCTTCTATTGAGTTGGTTAGAGATGCTAACGGTGTATGGACAGGATATGTAAATCATAAACCTCTATATAACGCTGCAGCTCAAACGGATTTTGATAAGAAACTTCGTCAAAAACTTGGTATGCCTATCAATAGCACAGAGTGGATTAACACAGACGCACTTGACCCTTCATTCTACTCTTTGGATTTATTCACTACAAATGAGCTACTTAACAATGGTAACAACTTTATCACTTACTACGGATACGACCATCTTGGCAGGAGATACAGGGGCAAACAACCTACTTTCTCAGACTTTTTCAAAGATACTGTCAATAGACCTATCTCTGCTTTTCGTCCTATTTACATTGCAGGATTTATACAGGATAAATTTGAAATTAACAACTTAATTATGAACGTAGGTTTGCGCGTTGATCGTTTTGATGCTAACCAAAAAGTCCTTAAAAACCCATTTGTACTTTACGAATACTATACCGCAGGCGAAGTTCGCGCAATGAATAACCCTGCTTTGGTAGTTCCTGATAATGTAAAAGATGATTGGACAGTTTATATAAACAATCCTACTAACCCTACTGCAATTGTAGGTTTCAGTGACCCTAAGTCTCATCCTGTATATCCTAAATTCTATGATGCAAACGGCGTTGAAAAACTGCCCAACCTGATATTTGGTACTAACGGTAGAGCATATCCTTATCTCAAAAATGGTGATAAACTTACCGAAGGCGCTTTTGTAGACTATAAACCACAAGTTAATATCATGCCTCGTTTAGCTTTCTCTTTCCCTATTACAGAACAAGCGGTATTCTTTGCGCACTATGATGTACTTACTCAACGCCCTGCATCAACAAACTTGATTATCTCACCTTTGGCTACCACTCCAGTAGATTATTTGTATTTAGTAGCTAATGCAACTCAATCTATTAATAACCCTAATCTTCGTGCAGACAGAACTATAGATTATGCTTTAGGTTTCAAGACTGCCCTCAATAAGAAAATGGCACTAACTATCAACGGTTACTACCGCGAATTACGTGACCAAATAAACATTGTCAATAGATCCTACGCTTATCCTATCAACTACACTACTTATGAAAATATAGACTTTGGTACAGTTAAAGGTTTTACTTTTGAGTACGAAAAACGTCCAGGGGAAAATTCTAATCTTCAACTTAATGTAATTTACACTTTACAGTTTGCGGATGGAACAGGTTCAAATGACCGTTCTGCGGCAAGCTTAGTTAACAGCGGCCAACCTAATTTACGCACACCTCTCCCTCTTGACTTTGACCAACGCCACGCTCTAGTAGTAACTGCAGACTACCGCTATGGTAGAGGTGAATTCTACAACGGACCAGAAAAATTACGTAAAGTACTTCAAGACTTTGGAGTTAACTTAACTCTTCGTGCAGGTTCAGGTACACCTTACAGTAGAATTCTTTTCCCTATTCGTACGGTAGATGCTAGTGCTGTTCAACGTACCACACTTGTAGGCAATCCAAACAGTGCTAGAATGCCTGCAAACTTCCGTGCTAATGTGCGTATAGACAAAGACTTCCAGATCAAAGTTGGGGGAGGTGAAAAAGGTAGCAAAACTTTGAACTTGAATGTATATCTTCAAATTCAAAATGTACTTAACAACAAAAATATCCAAAGTGTGTATCAGTTCACAGGGCAGCCCGATGATGATGGTTATCTCAACCATGCTGTGGCACAGACTTTCTTGCAACAACAAACTAATGCTGCATCTTACAGAGATTTGTACTCTATTCGAGTAAATCATCCCGATAACTACGGGCTTCCTCGTAGAACTCGCTTAGGAGTGATTATCTCATTCTAG
- a CDS encoding phosphoglycerate dehydrogenase, with amino-acid sequence MKVLIVDDLHPILMDVLSHHGFVCKYVPNMSYQALLCEISEYEGIVMRSHTPIDKAVLNKAVNLKFIAKVGSGIDNIDEAECRKRNIHIINAPEGNRDAVAEFTVGVLLSLARNICTANEEVKRLEWNRELNRGFELKGKTIGIIGYGNVGYALSQRLHGFEMRILAYDKYKTYFSNRYVKEATLEELYEQADIITFHVPLTPETEGWINLEWLMRFKKSIVLLNMARGKIAVLEDLLKGLEIGKIAALGLDVLPNEEFSTYTQREKEILQRIAAFPNVILTPHIAGWSYTSKVKLSEVLAYKILKIKSLQS; translated from the coding sequence ATGAAAGTTTTAATTGTAGATGACCTTCATCCTATTTTGATGGACGTTCTTTCTCATCATGGGTTTGTTTGCAAGTATGTGCCAAACATGTCATATCAAGCGCTGCTTTGTGAAATATCTGAGTATGAGGGTATAGTTATGCGTAGCCACACTCCTATTGATAAGGCTGTATTAAATAAGGCAGTGAATTTGAAGTTTATTGCCAAAGTAGGTTCAGGCATAGACAACATTGATGAAGCCGAATGCAGAAAGCGAAACATACACATTATTAATGCTCCTGAAGGGAATAGGGATGCAGTAGCGGAATTTACGGTAGGGGTTTTACTTAGCCTAGCTCGAAATATATGCACGGCTAACGAAGAAGTAAAACGGTTAGAATGGAATAGAGAATTGAACAGAGGTTTTGAACTTAAAGGCAAAACGATTGGGATTATAGGTTATGGGAATGTAGGATACGCACTTTCTCAACGTTTGCACGGCTTTGAGATGAGAATACTAGCGTATGACAAGTATAAAACATACTTTTCTAATCGGTATGTAAAGGAAGCTACTTTAGAAGAGTTATACGAGCAAGCTGACATTATTACTTTTCACGTTCCTTTGACACCTGAAACTGAAGGTTGGATAAATTTAGAGTGGTTAATGCGCTTCAAAAAAAGCATAGTGTTACTCAATATGGCACGAGGAAAGATAGCTGTTTTAGAGGATTTGTTGAAAGGTTTAGAGATAGGAAAAATTGCTGCGTTAGGCTTGGATGTGCTACCGAATGAAGAGTTTTCTACTTATACTCAAAGAGAAAAAGAGATTTTACAGAGAATTGCAGCTTTTCCAAATGTTATTCTTACGCCACATATTGCAGGTTGGTCGTATACTTCTAAAGTTAAGCTTTCAGAGGTGCTTGCATATAAAATTTTGAAAATCAAGTCGCTTCAAAGTTAG
- a CDS encoding F0F1 ATP synthase subunit B, with protein sequence MTSSQKTYYFARLTKLRIMLLETNPLITPEPGLFIWSVVIFLIFFLLLRKLAWKPITEALAKREESIANALQEAEKARQEIAKLKADNEKLLNEAKLERERILKEAREMKESIIEEARQNAKVEADRMIQKAREVIETEKNAALQQVKHQVAVLSVEIAEKIIRKKFENPAEQQAIASEYLKQINLN encoded by the coding sequence TTGACAAGTTCGCAAAAAACATATTATTTTGCCCGCCTAACAAAGCTTAGAATTATGCTGTTAGAAACTAATCCACTTATCACTCCTGAACCAGGTCTTTTTATATGGAGTGTAGTCATCTTCTTGATATTTTTTCTTTTGTTGAGAAAATTAGCTTGGAAACCCATTACGGAAGCCTTAGCTAAACGTGAAGAAAGTATTGCAAATGCTTTACAAGAAGCTGAAAAAGCTCGCCAAGAAATAGCCAAACTCAAAGCAGATAACGAAAAACTTTTGAACGAAGCAAAATTAGAAAGAGAAAGAATTCTCAAAGAAGCTCGTGAAATGAAAGAAAGCATCATTGAGGAAGCTCGCCAAAATGCTAAAGTAGAAGCTGATAGAATGATACAAAAAGCTAGAGAGGTAATAGAAACAGAAAAAAACGCAGCCCTACAACAAGTTAAACATCAAGTCGCCGTCCTTTCTGTAGAAATTGCAGAGAAAATTATTCGCAAAAAGTTTGAAAATCCCGCAGAACAACAAGCTATTGCATCAGAGTATCTCAAACAAATTAACCTTAATTAA
- the atpH gene encoding ATP synthase F1 subunit delta produces the protein MSLARVAQRYVKPLIEVALEQGIEKRILDDLAFVDKTIKANRNLAVMLANPIIYSDKKKKVLEEIFKGKVHDLVIKFFEVLSKNTRDEILPYVYTEYKNEYNRIKDIHEVKVVSASELSDQNIKEIEALCQKIYKTGTISIQHTIDPNLIAGLIIQTEHKQFDLSIASRLRKVKSELV, from the coding sequence ATGTCATTAGCACGTGTCGCACAACGCTATGTAAAACCTTTAATAGAAGTAGCTCTTGAACAAGGTATAGAAAAACGCATCTTGGATGATTTAGCTTTTGTAGATAAGACTATCAAAGCCAACAGAAACCTTGCAGTCATGTTAGCTAACCCAATCATTTACAGTGATAAGAAAAAAAAGGTTCTAGAAGAGATATTCAAAGGCAAAGTGCATGACTTAGTAATCAAGTTTTTTGAAGTACTATCTAAAAATACAAGAGATGAAATTTTACCCTACGTTTATACAGAGTATAAAAACGAGTACAATCGCATAAAAGACATACATGAAGTAAAAGTGGTTTCTGCATCAGAGTTAAGCGATCAAAACATAAAAGAGATTGAAGCACTCTGCCAAAAAATATACAAAACAGGCACAATTTCCATTCAGCACACTATTGACCCGAATTTAATCGCAGGGCTGATTATCCAAACTGAACACAAACAATTTGACCTATCTATAGCATCTCGCTTGCGCAAAGTAAAAAGTGAATTAGTTTAG